The Leucobacter chromiiresistens genome has a window encoding:
- a CDS encoding HAD-IIA family hydrolase, translating to MTQNEPHPRRAEIECWLTDMDGVLVHENRAIPGAADLIARWREQEIPYLVLTNNSIFTARDLSARLAASGISVPEERIWTSALATAAFLKQQQPGGSAFVIGEAGILTAMHDAGYVMTESNPDFVVVGETRNYSFEAITKAIRLISKGARFISTNPDATGPSPEGPLPATGAINALITEATGKHPYIIGKPNPMMFRSALNQIGAHSHNTGMIGDRMDTDVVAGIEAGLHTVLVMTGISDRAEIERFPFRPDEVLGSVADLL from the coding sequence ATGACCCAGAACGAACCGCACCCTCGCCGCGCCGAGATCGAATGCTGGCTCACCGACATGGACGGCGTTCTCGTTCATGAGAACCGCGCGATTCCGGGCGCGGCCGATCTCATCGCGCGTTGGCGCGAGCAGGAGATCCCCTACCTCGTGCTCACCAACAACTCGATCTTCACCGCCCGAGACCTGAGCGCGCGGCTCGCGGCCTCCGGCATCTCCGTGCCCGAGGAGCGCATCTGGACGAGCGCACTCGCCACCGCGGCCTTCTTGAAGCAGCAGCAGCCGGGCGGCTCGGCGTTCGTGATCGGCGAGGCCGGGATCCTGACCGCCATGCACGACGCCGGCTACGTGATGACCGAGTCGAACCCCGACTTCGTGGTCGTCGGCGAGACCCGCAACTACTCGTTCGAGGCGATCACGAAGGCGATCCGGCTCATCAGCAAGGGGGCGCGATTCATCTCGACCAACCCCGACGCGACCGGTCCGAGCCCCGAGGGCCCGCTGCCCGCGACGGGCGCGATCAACGCGCTCATCACGGAGGCGACCGGCAAGCACCCGTACATCATCGGCAAGCCCAACCCGATGATGTTCCGCTCGGCGCTCAACCAGATCGGCGCGCACTCGCACAACACCGGCATGATCGGCGACCGCATGGACACCGATGTGGTGGCGGGCATCGAGGCGGGCCTCCACACGGTGCTCGTCATGACCGGCATCTCCGATCGCGCCGAGATCGAGCGCTTCCCCTTCCGCCCCGACGAGGTGCTGGGCTCGGTCGCGGATCTGCTGTAG
- a CDS encoding ABC transporter ATP-binding protein, which translates to MTARPVAAGAPDAQPLIEATDAVVSYRVKGKGRFVAVHGVDLDVRPGEIVGIVGESGCGKSSLARALVGINKLSGGSIRFLGENVTPLPIRRRPARLVPLQMVFQDPYASLNPRRRIDQQLAEVWNAAARARGDALGAEARLADITDVLERVGLDPALRTRYPHALSGGQRQRIAIAKALLAKPQVIVADEPISALDASSQKHVGELLRRLVDELQIGMVIISHDLAVVATIADRTAVMRAGVFVEQGPTERVWTAPEHPYTRELLGAVPALVGREG; encoded by the coding sequence ATGACCGCACGCCCAGTCGCCGCGGGTGCACCCGATGCTCAGCCGCTCATCGAGGCGACCGACGCCGTCGTCAGCTACCGCGTCAAGGGCAAAGGGCGGTTCGTCGCCGTGCACGGCGTCGACCTCGACGTGCGCCCCGGCGAGATCGTCGGCATCGTCGGCGAGAGCGGCTGCGGCAAGTCGTCGCTCGCGCGGGCGCTCGTCGGCATCAACAAGCTGTCGGGCGGCAGCATCCGCTTCCTGGGCGAGAACGTCACGCCGCTGCCGATCCGACGGCGCCCCGCGCGCCTCGTGCCGCTGCAGATGGTGTTCCAGGATCCCTACGCCTCCCTCAACCCGCGCCGCCGCATCGACCAGCAGCTCGCCGAGGTGTGGAACGCGGCGGCCCGCGCCCGCGGCGACGCGCTCGGGGCGGAGGCGCGCCTCGCCGACATCACCGATGTGCTCGAACGGGTCGGCCTCGACCCGGCGCTGCGCACCCGCTACCCGCACGCGCTCTCCGGCGGCCAGCGGCAGCGCATCGCGATCGCGAAGGCGCTGCTCGCGAAACCGCAGGTGATCGTCGCCGACGAGCCGATCTCCGCACTCGACGCCTCGTCGCAGAAGCACGTCGGCGAGCTCCTGCGCCGCCTCGTCGACGAGCTGCAGATCGGCATGGTCATCATCTCGCACGATCTCGCCGTCGTCGCGACCATCGCCGACCGCACCGCCGTGATGCGCGCCGGCGTCTTCGTCGAGCAGGGCCCGACCGAACGGGTCTGGACGGCGCCCGAGCACCCGTACACGCGCGAACTGCTCGGAGCCGTGCCCGCGCTCGTCGGCCGAGAGGGGTAG
- a CDS encoding ABC transporter ATP-binding protein, producing the protein MTLLHVDHLTVARASGAGSPLVDGVSFTVEAGEVVGVVGESGSGKTLTGLALLGLLPDGLAASGSIRFDGRELLTQTKSEWERTRGTDIAMVLQDPSSSLHPMLKLGEQLTDHVRQHLGLSKPAAEARAIELMERVHLREPKRLLGQYPHQLSGGMKQRVSIAIALACDPKLLIADEPTTALDANIRTGIIALLNELRRESGMGIIFVTHDLAMLSTIADRLNVFRTGEIVEAGDSDRIFRSPQHPYTRVLLDAVPQVPWPLPEEVLS; encoded by the coding sequence ATGACCCTCCTGCACGTCGACCATCTCACGGTCGCCCGCGCCAGCGGCGCCGGATCCCCGCTCGTCGACGGGGTCTCGTTCACGGTCGAGGCCGGCGAAGTGGTCGGCGTCGTCGGCGAGAGCGGATCGGGCAAGACCCTCACCGGGCTCGCGCTGCTCGGACTGCTGCCCGACGGGCTCGCCGCCTCCGGCTCCATCCGCTTCGACGGGCGCGAACTGCTCACCCAGACGAAATCGGAGTGGGAGCGCACGCGCGGCACCGACATCGCCATGGTGCTGCAGGATCCGTCATCGAGCCTGCACCCCATGCTGAAGCTCGGCGAGCAGCTCACCGACCACGTGCGCCAGCACCTCGGGCTCTCGAAGCCGGCCGCCGAGGCGCGCGCCATCGAGCTGATGGAGCGCGTCCACCTGCGGGAGCCCAAGCGCCTGCTCGGGCAGTACCCGCATCAGCTCTCCGGCGGCATGAAGCAGCGCGTCTCCATCGCCATCGCGCTCGCGTGCGACCCGAAGCTGCTCATCGCCGACGAGCCCACCACCGCGCTCGACGCGAACATCCGCACCGGCATCATCGCGCTCCTCAACGAGCTGCGCCGCGAGTCGGGCATGGGCATCATCTTCGTCACCCACGACCTCGCGATGCTGAGCACCATCGCGGATCGCCTCAACGTGTTCCGCACCGGGGAGATCGTCGAGGCGGGCGACTCCGACCGCATCTTCCGGTCACCCCAGCACCCCTACACGCGGGTACTGCTCGACGCGGTGCCGCAGGTGCCGTGGCCCCTTCCCGAGGAGGTTCTCTCATGA